A stretch of DNA from Candidatus Eisenbacteria bacterium:
AACAGGTTGGCCAGTAACGGACTAACCACTCCCCCCACGCAATCGATAACTTCGCCTTCGAGCGAAGCCTTCCCCTGACACGTTCGCACTACCGGGGTTGACAGGATGACGTGTGCGGTAGTATGCATGTGTCATGACCCCAGGGAAGTCACGGGCCGACGAGTATGCCCAGCGGGTAAACGAGGCGCTGAAGCTCTTGGAGACGGGCACGTCCTCGACCGAGGTTGCCCAGGAGCTGGCCGAGCGCCACGGGGTCTCGGTGCGCCAGGGGTGGCGGTACGTGCGCGAGGCGACGGAGCGTTCCGTGCCTCTCGACGTCCCGGAGCAGAAGGTGGTCTTCACCGTGAAGTTACCGGAGAGTCTCGCGGAGCGCGTCCGCGCCGTGGCGGCGGCTCGCGGCAAGACGCTGAGCGGC
This window harbors:
- a CDS encoding ribbon-helix-helix protein, CopG family, coding for MTPGKSRADEYAQRVNEALKLLETGTSSTEVAQELAERHGVSVRQGWRYVREATERSVPLDVPEQKVVFTVKLPESLAERVRAVAAARGKTLSGLVSEALEAWLRRLRSGRQSGGRQKG